Part of the Elgaria multicarinata webbii isolate HBS135686 ecotype San Diego chromosome 5, rElgMul1.1.pri, whole genome shotgun sequence genome, GACAATTTTGAGGAAAACTCAAATCCTACCCCCTTTGCTGACTTTCCAGATTCTGACATTAGCAGAGATGAATGTAGTGAACTGGAAGAAACAAAGCCTAACAAAAAGTTTAAGTGCAAACATTGCCTTAAGATTTTCAGGTCAACAGCAGGCCTTCACCGTCACGTCAACATGTACCATAACCCTGAAAAACCATATGCTTGTGACATTTGTCATAAGAGATTTCACACAAACTTCAAAGTTTGGACGCATTGCCAGACACAGCATGGAATTGTGAAGAACCCCTCACCTGCTTCCAGTTCACATGCCGTCTTGGATGAAAAATTCCAAAGGAAACTCATCGATATAGTGAGAGAGCGAGAGATTAAAAAGGCGTTGATTGTTAAACTAAGGCGTGGCAAGCAAGGTTTTCAGGGACAGGCTGCTTCACAAGTACAACAAGTCATCAAAAGAAACCTAAGGTCAAGAGCCAGAGGAGCCTACATTTGCACCTACTGTGGGAAAGCATATCGCTTCCTGTCACAGTTTAAGCAGCATATAAAAATGCACCCTGGGGAAAAAACAGTTGGAGGGAGTAAGGCTCTCAAACCAAAGGAGGACGCTCGTATTGAAAGCCCGGTCGAAAACAAAAAAGTTTACCAGTGTCGTCTTTGTAATGCTAAGCTTTCCTCTCTTATTGAACAGGGAAATCATGAGCGGCTCTGCCGGAACGCAACGGTTTGTCCTTACTGCAGCCTCCGGTTTTCTTCTCTAGAGCTGAAGCACGACCATGAAATCACGTGCGAGTACAAGAAGCTCACCTGCCTAGAGTGCATGCGCACTTTTAAATCCTCCTTCAGTATTTGGCGTCATCAGGTTGAAGTCCATAACCAAAATACTATGGCCCCAACAGAGAATTTTTCGTTGCCAGTTCTGGAACACAATGGCGAAGTAAGTAGTGCTTCAGGACTGCATTCTCAGTCGGAGCCTCACAAAATGAACAACTTCGTTGTAGCCAAAGAAGATGGCGTATTCAGCGATTCCTCGGAACAAATTAATTTTGATTCAGAAGATTCCTCATGCATCCCTGAAGATCTTAGTATTTCCAAACAGTTTAAAGTTCATATCAAAGAAGAACCTGCAGATGATGTAGAAGAGGAGGTCTCAGAAGGCAGCCTGGAACCCAAGGAAACGGTTATTAATAAAGACACTGGTTTGTGGCCCTGTGAAAAGTGTGGGAAAATTTTTACTATACACAAGCAGCTAGAGCGTCACCAAGAGCTTTTGTGCTCTGTAAAGCCCTTCATTTGCCATGTGTGCAACAAAGCCTTCCGAACCAATTTCCGTTTGTGGAGTCACTTCCAGTCCCATATGGCACAAGCTACAGAGGAACCTGTGCGTAAAGAACCTGAGATGTGTGCATCAGCAAATTCTCCATCACCGCCCCCTttgcctccacctccaccacttCCCAAAATACAACCTTTGGAACCTGATAGCCCTACAGGCGTGTCAGAAACCCCTTCAGCTACTGAGAAATTATTTGTTCCACAGGAATCAGACACACTCTTTTACCATGCTCCACCACTTTCAGCTATCACATTCAAAAGACAGTATATGTGCAAACTCTGCCACAGGACATTCAAAACCGCATTTAGCCTTTGGAGTCATGAACAGACacacaattaaacacacacatgaagaGTGCCTACGGGGATTCTAAATCCTGTTTAATTTCCATGATGTTGCTGAAGTTACACCACTGAAATGAGAGAGatccatatatatacacacacacacacgtacacgtaCATACAAGGACAAGAATCTTCAACAATTAAAGTTGAAAATTTGTGATGCTGCTTTGGTTGTGGAAATTAAGGTAAACTAAATTTATTATCAGTAGAGTAAATTGCTCACAAGTTTAAGTGTTGTGTTCTAGGACTTCCTAGTGAACGGAATAATTTCATTCATTAACATCTGATTACATCATCTTCATCCTGCTATTTAATATGGATTCATATTAAAAAGCAACAGCAACTTAAGAGTTTAGAATAATGGAAATCGTGAAATTAGTTGATTGTTTTCACAGAGTAACACTCTCATGAGCTCTTTATAAATATTAGCCATTCATTTGAGGTTAAGGGAAGAAATGGATTGAGTGCTTTGTTGTGTTGACCTTAATCTTATAGAACATTAGCAATAACAAATAAAACCTCATTTGAATTAACCTGACACTTATTGAAAATTTTGATTAATATGGAATTTTTTTGTTATTGGAATTTTGTGTATGGATATTGTGCAAACTACAATACAATTTCAGATTAGCAATATGTGAATATTTGGATTTTTATATACAAAGTAGCAGCCAGCCTGCCTCCAGCCATTTTAAAGAGTTTTTGAAGGAAGAGTGTAGGAACAAAGATGCACTGCTTTATTTGATCCTTCGAGGTTGATATTCTATAGATATTTTGATAACCAGAGTTAATGTGATGAGCAGCAGACAGCTGATACCCTAATGCAAACTATATATTACTTTTTAACATGGAACAGCATTGAGTGGATGTAAAAAATTGTTGTACTTTGTTCCTTCTGATCTGTGCGGATGTGTTTTATTACAGCGGAATGTATGAATATGCTAGTTCTGGAACATACAATTCCATTAGGAGATAGTGGTGAGCTCATCCAGGACTACAAGTTCAAATGTAAATATTTACATatgtataaatgaataaaataaaaatgcaaagtcTTTATTAAAATGCCTAGTTCAGTGGAGGGGAAAATGCAACACCACAAATGTTGTATTTCATAAATACAAGACCTGCAATAAGCAGAATGTTTCTATCCTGTATCATAGTTTGGGCATATTTTTGTTTtgagcatttgtttaaaagagtacaaaaatatttaagacaCAATCCAATGCAGAGTTAAGCATGCTTaagcctattgatttcagtgggcctaagTATATACTCGATTGTGGCCTTGGACTACAATTATGCTTGTTATTAAGAGCATATAAATCTCATTCACTCCAGTACATGTCCATctgactctctctcacacacatgcactcgTTTGCAGGACAGTAGTCGGACACCTTTTCCAAAGATCCATGTGTACTCTGATGTATGCACAAGTCTGGATGCCCAGGGGTCCTTGTTCATTAATTTCTTCAATTGAGACAAATAGAGAATTCATTCTGTGGAGGGAAGCTCTGTGTGCATGACGGTACTCTTGCAGATGGAAAAGACTGATGGAGTGGGGTGACAAGATGTAGCAGGCTTCTGCCCCTAAATGGCAGAGTAGAGTCGTTAGTACAGGTGTCTGCCAGGAACCTTTCAGTTTCCTGCTCAGGAATTCATATTGATTGCTAgtggtattttaaacttttatctaACGGGCTTACATTAGAATGAGTGGTGAGAGTGTGAATGCTGCAGATGTATCAATTTGCTCTTGTAGATCATTTTAGATTGTGAGATAAGATAGCAATGTTTGGTGTTCAGCCCTGGGTAATTGTGACACTTATTCATGCTATAATTAAAAGACATGATGGGGCATTTGTAATTGAGTTTCGATAGAGCAGGAGTTTCCATAGAACTGGCACCCCACATCTAAAGGCGGTAATTTTAAACGGAATCCTGTTAACATTGGTGGAAATTTGCTTTCATGTTAATCTAGTTATAACAGCAACCTAATACTGTTTCAAAGGCTCTTATTAGTTAGAAATACGTCCCATAAAACAGTAGAGGTGAGCTACTGAGTGCATTAATATGTGTTCAGGCCTTTTATATTTGTTTTCTGAGGAACAACTTCTGTATCAGAAACTATTTTTTGAAACTCAGGAGTGCTTTAAAAGTAGCTTCTGATGAGGAATGGGGAGCTGCTCTTCAAAAACAGAAGTAAAATGTCCTGCCACATGTGGATCTTCCATTGTGCTTCTATAGAGCATGATCGAAACATTTGAACAAGGTTTGAAAGGCATCCATATTTTGACCTTCATTTCCTAAACTCGCGCATCAAGTTCTAAAACTGAAAGTGGGGCCTGTATAGAGGTATTGGGATCCTGGGACATGACAAACAACTTTGTAATGCTGGCACAGTCTCCTATCAGCACAGACGACAGCCTAGTCTGACAAACCCCGGGCATACTGGGCAGCTGGGATATCCAGTTGCTCAGTACAGTGAACACAGAGGCAATTGCAAACAGCTCTTGGTCAACCCACACCTTGCTGTGGGAAGAACAGAGCATTGCAGGCTTCCAGATCAGGAGCTACTTAAGTCAGCCACAGTAATTGGTTATTGTACAGCTTCTATGGTGACCTCACACTCTGGTGCCCTGGGTGTACTGGAGATTAGCTGTCAATGCTGGTGATGGAGAAGGTTTGTGGATCATGTCCCTAGTACTGAATCAACAAGGCAAGAAAATATCTCATGTTGTCCATGAAAAACATGCTTACTTCAGTAAGATTAATTTAGCGGTGTAGTCATAGCCTGAatatgtgcatgtttactcagaagtaagtcctacaggggtctcccaagtaagtatgatTAGGATTCAAGTCCTTATCTTGTTCCGTGTttgctatattttgttttttaaacaagggTTATGTTGATTAGTAGAATTTAAAAGACTTAAGTAATTCTCAAAAAAAACTTTTCCACAACAAGTTTTGCAGCGATAAATATCTTAATCTCTTCCCTAAACACTTTAGCTATTCAGACATACTTTACCTATCCTTATTTTAAGAAGTTAAATTAATTGATTGGCATTGTAAGACATTTTGTAAGGCATCTGCCTTTAGAACAAGGTTCATGCAGAGTCTTTAAACAGTCCTAACTTGCTAGATAGTGAGACAAAgctgggtttccccccaccccattaaaatTATGAGCCATGGCAGATTAAAGTAATCATTGAAAAGATTTACTTTTTagtttcaaaataaaatgaatttttgACAAGAGTGTAAATGTACCTTTCTGGGTTTATCTAAATGGAATGGAACTAGTGCTATGTTTGCATCAGAACCTTGTTTTATTACATACTTAAAAGCTTTAGGACCAGTTCATAGGATTCCCCTCTCCCAAACAATTCAGCAGTCCTTACCCATCTTCACACATCTGTGTCCTTGCACTTACATGAAAAAACTTAAGCAAGAATCAGGTGGCACATCAATACAAATCTGCAGAAATAGtaggaccgcccagagagcttcggctattgggcggtatagaaatgtaataaataaataaataaataaataaataggactgcTATGATCATAGAAAGCTATGCTGGTTGCATCTGTGTCCCTGTGGTGTCACATATTACATTTCTCCAGTTCACACAAACATGTGCTTGAGGATGGTCAAGGCTGCTCATTTGTAGGGAAAAAGTGCAAACCAGACCAGACAGTTCAAGTCCTGcatgtggattcctggtcaacagctggttggccaatgtgtgaacagaatgctggattagctgaggccttagtgtgatccagcatggctcctcttatgttctagTTCTCACGCTGGTCTGTAAACAAAGCACTTTccaccttctctaacctggtgcctccagatgtttggggctacaacctccatcatgCCCAGGCGCTGGGATTTATGGTACTATATTGTCAACTTTGCTTATGAACTCCTTACAGCAGCTCTGAACCCTACAGAGGCTGTTTGCATAACTCTCATTGGATTGTCAGTTACCTCTTCTATTCCCTTTTACCAGTATTTTATTCTAGCTGGGCTCCTATGCCACTAGTGGTGAACAATTTGTGgttttccagatgtgctggccttccaactcccatcagccctagccagaataaTCAGTGTTGaaggctgataggaattgtaggctaaaacacccggaaagccacaagttgcccatcttgTTTCAAATAGTTGTGTGACTGGCAAACATTCAGTGAATGAACATTTTTTCCAGCATTGACACCATGCTGGAAGcaacttcacctgttgaatttcttcctGCAAGTCTGAGacctgactctaggaaggggaaaTATGCCTTCCTGATAATGCTCCATTAACTTAAGCAAAATTTAGAAATTTCAGCTGGAGTACTGCTATGACATTTTAGTTATAGTATGATAATAAATATCAAGAGTTTAAAACTCTTACACTTTTTAAGAAATAGggcttttccttaaaaaatcaatcaaGTAATATCTGCTGTAAACACATACTAATGGGGAGAGTGCTGTGTGATTTTTCTCAAATcagttattgctttttttaaaaaaatcccagacTCTGAAGAATTTTTTTGTAAATGTTTAGTCAGAGGTTTCCTCCTAGCTTTTTATTCAATACTTTTCAAAAGCTCTAAGAGTTTATTTTGGTGGACATGGGATAAATATGCTTCCACTTAAAGattaatatatgttttaaaagttATAAATTATGGAAGATGTTTATTATATACCTAAATCTTGTTCAAGGAATATATTTAGTTTGAGCataataaaaagtaaaacaaaaatattgATTTGTTATTATCATTAACTTTGCAGTGCTGTGATGAAAATACTAAAATGTTCTCAATTCTACAAGGAAAAAGACTTTGGCATTTTGCTTGAGTCTATATTTTTTATCAAATTAAGTTCACAATTTCTCAAACAGGGACTTGGAATATGACATGAGAAAAATGTGCAGGTTTAAAAGATATATTACATtactttttatattgtctttATTAGATCTATTGATAAAATGGACAGAATTCAGTCCTATTCTACATAGTCACTTAAATAAAAATTTCATGTCAACATGATCAAAAGTGACCCTTGAAATTAAAAGGATTTCTTTCAGGCTCATGAAATAACTGAAGAACTGCTCCAGCAAAGCTTCATCAATGTACATCTGCATATGAACATTTAACATTGAAATCAACAAGACTTGAAAAGGTTTTTAATTCTAAACAAGTGCTTTGCTCAACTCTGTCCACAGATAAATCTCTCTGAAGAACTGTGGAAATAATTGTAAGGGACTATTTCCCTAGAAAGGCTGCAAACTAAGGTAATATACAGGTATCTATACATACTAAGGGAGTATAGTATTGTTTTTCTACCTGAGTTGTATTTTCCTCTAGAATGGTGGCAGAAGGTTCAGAAAACTGGCCTCTTCAATGAATGAATGTTTAAcagcactcctatgcatgtcttcttgGAAGTAAACCCCCCAGTGAGCTCAATGAAACATACTCCCACAGTAGTGTATAAGGTTGAAGCTAGGTTATCTCCCTGCCCAATGCAACCATTGGCTGCAGTTAACAACCCATTTGTTTCAGAGTAGCCCCAGTTAGTTTAGTGGGGGTAATTTCAGTGGATTGCTTCTATATATCATCCTGCAGTTAGTCCATACTTGCTAATTTCCCAAATTGTACGACTTCTACTTGCTTCCCTATTCATGAATTTTGAAGCAGAAAACATGGGTTTTTGAATGTCCTGTGCAGTTTTATTGCCTCCTCTGCTACTGTAAAAAGCTGAATATGTATGCAGTGCAATCTTTTGAGTTATTCCCATGAATTCAGGACTgccaccacacttaaaaaaatgcagataaaTCCCATTGGGCAGTATGGTCAAAATTGAGCACCAGtagctttgtttttaaactacataATGCTCTTTTAGTTATTAAGCTTTATTTTGAGCCATAACCTGAATAAAGTATTTTTCTGCATCTTCCTTTGGCACCATGAATTAATCTTGACTCTTGAGCTAGATAGACAGCAGTCCTAAAtagtttgggtttttaaaaaaattcttgcagGTTTATGAAACTACAAAGCCTGCCCAAACCTGTGTATTAGAGGAATAGGGAGATGTGTTGCCATAGGCAACAATGCCTTTACCATGTTTCTTTCAATgctctggggggaaaaaaaccctatatCCAACCTTTACCCCTTGGCGTATGCCTGTTGTTTACATTTTCTTGCCTGAAAATCAAAGCGTCTTACTACTGtaggagaaagaaaaataattaatCAGTATTAAAACCTATAAGAGCTGAACCTTATAGTGACACTGGGCATTTTTCATGTCATATATTTTTATCTGAAATTTCTTGTATGGCTTAATTTTCCCTGTAAAGGAACACTATCAAGATTAGCACTCCATAAGATTTTCAGCTGTGTTACAACTTTATTTCATGAAAAAATGTGTCAAAAATATGGCCTTCCTATGTTATTTAAAAAGAATggcaattgatttcaatgtgctTCTAATTGCAGCTTTAGCACTTGCATGGTAAGCAATTAGAAGCTTAGATATTAATATTTCTAAATTTTTGATAGCTCTTGAATCTGAATAGTATGGATTGCACcaagttttgtgtttgttttgttgtgtgtTGCATTTCATTACACTTCGAACTTTACATACACAACCAGTTCTCCTTTCAGGTGTCTGTGAACTAGTGGTTGTTTTTTCATAGCCAAAGGTCAAATCTTAATGGCTTgaaaaacatccccccccccccaagcctggtTTTCTTGATAGTATTCCTATCTATTTTGGGGCTGCTTTGCATCTGGAGTAGCCATCACCAATGTACAAGAAGGACTGTAACTGAAATTCTATTGAAGTTGCTTCTGATTTTAAACTAAAGCTATATAAGATAAATTCAAAAGGTCTGTTTTTATAATTACATATATCTTGTATACATTATATACCAGTTTAATACATCTGTGTTGAATTTTAAGTAGGAATCCAACTAACTTTTTTAGGACTGAGAATTCCTAGTTTCAGAAGTTTCTTTTAATGTAATGTTGCTGCTTTGTATTCCTTTTCTACTGTAATTTTTCTTTATCTAGATCTTTATTAAGAAAATTTGGAGTAAAATAAATTTGTTCTTTTGAGTTACTCTGTCTCATGAGAGTCTAATATATATGTTGCGAATGCTCCAGTTCCCATTACATGGAGGTAGATTCTGTGATTTTAGTGGAATTTGACACTCCTTTAATGTATTGAGCATGAGGACTCATcacatgcagcccaatcctatgcatgtcttcttagaagtgagtcccactgaatttaatgtctacttggaagtgagtcccactgaacttaatgtaACTTACAGAACAAtgctattcatgtctactcagaaataagctctaCTCAATTCTGatgagacttactccctggtatgTGTATATAGGATTTCTAGTATACATGGGATTGTAGCCTTATAGCTCAATGATTACTTAGAAGTTATTCACACTTAATTCCATcaggcttattcccaagtaagtgtgcatagaactgtGCCTGTACAATTTTTCATGCACACTGCATGAAATATTTGAATGAGAAGGTGACACAATCCATACCACATCCCATGAGAGGCAGTGTGATGTACTGCTTAGAGTGCTGAACCTgtgtctcc contains:
- the ZBTB21 gene encoding zinc finger and BTB domain-containing protein 21; translated protein: MEGLLHYINPAHAISLLSALNEERLKGQLCDVVLIVGDQKFRAHKNVLAASSEYFQTLFTTKENESQSVFQLDFCEPDTFDNVLNYIYSSSLFVEKSSLAGVQEVGYSLGISFLTNIVSRSPQLPLPACPVKKILFQEEDESISQKRSVIVCQNKNEAQGGNVGQTLRDISHSSKPLPLITAKTKRPQVTQSTEFLHSLSLNERRWLKDSSLRYSKSHETSGAVDDQNRTKRNAIMSQKPFVDKEVIADEPGGSNQFLRGKAAEIPLKRPCPPAISLCSSPESTFLLRETGKGAGPGEDRNLLYYSKLGLVIPSRVCGSENQSIDRSGPLVKSLLRRSLSMDSQVPVYSSNVDLKLSQGSSVVNSTQGRMLNVISQKSSVKDSTEKEVPDDKTQVMHPHRLRSFSASQSTDREVTSPLKEIRIKTEPSSPLSDPSEIIRITVGDASTSANKSNPFKTEVHHRDLSRLPAKRRFQADRRLPHTKIEVDEHASPGSEDNFEENSNPTPFADFPDSDISRDECSELEETKPNKKFKCKHCLKIFRSTAGLHRHVNMYHNPEKPYACDICHKRFHTNFKVWTHCQTQHGIVKNPSPASSSHAVLDEKFQRKLIDIVREREIKKALIVKLRRGKQGFQGQAASQVQQVIKRNLRSRARGAYICTYCGKAYRFLSQFKQHIKMHPGEKTVGGSKALKPKEDARIESPVENKKVYQCRLCNAKLSSLIEQGNHERLCRNATVCPYCSLRFSSLELKHDHEITCEYKKLTCLECMRTFKSSFSIWRHQVEVHNQNTMAPTENFSLPVLEHNGEVSSASGLHSQSEPHKMNNFVVAKEDGVFSDSSEQINFDSEDSSCIPEDLSISKQFKVHIKEEPADDVEEEVSEGSLEPKETVINKDTGLWPCEKCGKIFTIHKQLERHQELLCSVKPFICHVCNKAFRTNFRLWSHFQSHMAQATEEPVRKEPEMCASANSPSPPPLPPPPPLPKIQPLEPDSPTGVSETPSATEKLFVPQESDTLFYHAPPLSAITFKRQYMCKLCHRTFKTAFSLWSHEQTHN